From the Betaproteobacteria bacterium genome, the window GAGCACTTCGCCACGACTGCGGACGTGTATCGACTGACCGGTGAACTGGCCGAGCCGGTCGATCTGCACCCGGCGGCGGACGGCGGACCGAAGACGCGCGAGGCGAGCGCCCGGCGGATCGCACGCATGATCGGGCGCGACGCCGGAACGGCACCGCCGGCGGCGTGGACCGAACTCGCGCGCTTCTTCGCCGAGCAGCAGCTCGAACGTCTGCAGGCAGCCGCGCGGCTGGTCATCGCGCGCGCCGGACTGCCGCACGGCGCACCCCTTGTCGGTGCGGGCACCGGCGCTTTCCTGGCGCGGAAGCTGGCCTCGCGCCTCGACCGTCCCTATACGGACTTCGCAGCGCTCGCAACGCGCTCGGGAGCGAGCGAGGACGACCTGATGGCGTGTGCGCCCGCGTTCGCCGTGGCGCGTCTTTTCAGCGCGGCGGGAGCGCGACGCTAGAATCGCGGTCGAAGCGTCTCCGACCTTCGATTCAGCACCAGAAACCATGCCGCACCTGATCGTCGAGTTGCCGTATCGCGAAGACACGGGATCGCTGTTCGACAGCATCGCGGATGAGCCGTGGGCCGTGTTCCTGGACAGTGGCCGCCATCTGCCGGGCCACTCGCGTTTCGACATCCTCGCGTCGAACCCGACGGCGACGCTCATCACGCGCGGAAAGATGACGGAGATCCGCACCGGCGACGCGGTCCGGCTGTCTCCGGAAGATCCGTTCAACCTGGTGCGTCAGGCACTCGGTCCGCTGAGCGAACCCGTCGCAAAGCTGCCGTTCGCCGGTGGCGCCATCGGTTATTTCGCGTACGACCTGGGACGTCGCCTGGAGCGTCTGCCGAACATCGCCGAAGATGCGGAGAAGCTGCCGGAGATGGCGGTCGGCCTCTACGACTGGGCGTGCGTGGTCGATCACCATGAGCGTCGCACCTGGCTCGTCAGCGCCGGCCGCGATCCGGCGACCGCCGCCGGATGGCCGGCGCTCGTCGACCGCTTCGCGACGCCGCGGCCCGAGCGTTATCGGGCGCCGTTCCGGGTGACGTCCAACGTCTCCTCCAATCTCACGCCGGAAGGTTACGCAGAAGCCTTCCGGCGCGTGCAGCGATACATCACGAACGGTGACTGCTACCAGGTGAATCTCGCGCAGCGCTTCGCCGCGACCGCCGTCGGTGATCCGTGGGTGGCGTTTCAGGCGCTGCGCGTCCTGAATCCGGCCCCGTTTGCCGCCTATCTCAACCTGCGTTTCGCGCAGATCCTGTCCGCCTCGCCCGAGCGCTTCCTGCGCGTGCAAGGGGGCGCGGTGGAGACCAAGCCGATCAAGGGCACGCGGCCGCGCGCCGGCCATCCGCGCCTCGACGCAGCACTCGCGGAACTGCTGAAGGAAAGCGAGAAGGACCGTGCGGAGAACGTGATGATCGTCGATCTTCTGCGCAACGATCTTTCGAAGACGTGTGCGCCGGGATCGGTGCGGGTGCCGAAGCTCTTCGACGTGGAAAGCTTCGCTACCGTGCACCACCTCGTCTCCACCGTGAGCGGGCAGCTGCAGCCGCAGGCGCATGCGGTCGACCTGCTGCGCGGCTGTTTTCCGGGCGGCTCCATCACCGGCGCGCCGAAGCTGCGTGCGATGGAGATCATCGAAGAACTGGAACCGAACCGGCGCGGCGTCTACTGCGGCTCCATCGGCTACCTCGGCTATGACGGCGCGATGGACACCAACATCGCCATCCGCACGCTGGTGAACTCCGGCGGCGCGGTGCGCTTCTGGGCGGGAGGCGGCATCGTCGCCGACTCGCGCCTGCAGGACGAGTACCAGGAATCCTTCGACAAGGCGGCGGCACTGCTGCGACTGCTGCAGCAGTGCGCCGACAACTCCGCGCGCGCCTGAAGCGATGCTGCACGTCGTCAAGCTCGGGGGCAGCCTGCTCGACGCACCCGACATCCTGCGTTCCTGGCTGCGACCCATCGCCGGCGCTGGCGGCAGGCTGGTGGTGGTGCCCGGCGGCGGTCCGTTCGCCGATGCCGTGCGCATCGCACAGCAGAAGACCGGCATCGACGATCGCACGGCGCACCGGATGGCGCTCGTCGCGATGGAGCAGTACGGCCTGCTGCTGTCCTCTCTGGCGCCGTCGCTGGTTCCGGTCGATACGCTGGACGCCTTGCGCGCCGCGCTCCGCTGCGAGCGCATTCCGGTGTGGATGCCGTCG encodes:
- the pabB gene encoding aminodeoxychorismate synthase component I; amino-acid sequence: MPHLIVELPYREDTGSLFDSIADEPWAVFLDSGRHLPGHSRFDILASNPTATLITRGKMTEIRTGDAVRLSPEDPFNLVRQALGPLSEPVAKLPFAGGAIGYFAYDLGRRLERLPNIAEDAEKLPEMAVGLYDWACVVDHHERRTWLVSAGRDPATAAGWPALVDRFATPRPERYRAPFRVTSNVSSNLTPEGYAEAFRRVQRYITNGDCYQVNLAQRFAATAVGDPWVAFQALRVLNPAPFAAYLNLRFAQILSASPERFLRVQGGAVETKPIKGTRPRAGHPRLDAALAELLKESEKDRAENVMIVDLLRNDLSKTCAPGSVRVPKLFDVESFATVHHLVSTVSGQLQPQAHAVDLLRGCFPGGSITGAPKLRAMEIIEELEPNRRGVYCGSIGYLGYDGAMDTNIAIRTLVNSGGAVRFWAGGGIVADSRLQDEYQESFDKAAALLRLLQQCADNSARA